A section of the Mesorhizobium loti genome encodes:
- a CDS encoding ferredoxin--NADP reductase has protein sequence MNTTSAFNTAGARPLQFPIPANVYAETVVSVKHYTDRLFSFRITRPQSLRFRSGEFVMIGLPNAEKPVFRAYSVASPAWDEELEFFSIKVPDGPLTSELQKIQVGDTVIMRQKSTGTLVVDALTPAKRLFMISTGTGIAPFASLLRDPDTYEKFDQLILTHTCRDNAELTYGQELVAALESDPLIGELTAGRVTLYNSTTREESACMGRITALIGSGKFYADLGIEKLNPETDRIMICGSMHMLKDVKELAESLGFQEGSLSHPATFVVERAFVG, from the coding sequence ATGAACACCACATCCGCCTTCAACACCGCCGGCGCCCGCCCGCTGCAGTTTCCGATTCCGGCCAATGTCTATGCCGAAACCGTCGTCTCGGTGAAACACTACACCGACCGGCTGTTCTCGTTCCGCATCACCCGTCCGCAATCGCTGCGCTTCCGCTCCGGCGAGTTCGTCATGATCGGCCTGCCCAATGCCGAGAAGCCGGTGTTCCGGGCCTATTCGGTGGCGAGCCCGGCCTGGGACGAAGAGCTGGAATTCTTCTCGATCAAGGTGCCGGACGGCCCGCTGACCTCGGAACTGCAGAAGATCCAGGTCGGCGATACCGTGATCATGCGGCAGAAGTCGACCGGCACGCTGGTGGTCGATGCGCTGACGCCAGCCAAGCGGCTGTTCATGATCTCGACCGGCACCGGCATCGCGCCCTTCGCCAGCCTGCTGCGCGATCCCGACACCTACGAGAAATTCGACCAGTTGATCCTGACCCACACCTGCCGCGACAATGCCGAACTCACCTACGGCCAGGAGCTGGTCGCAGCCCTTGAAAGCGACCCGCTGATCGGCGAGCTGACCGCCGGGCGCGTGACGCTCTACAATTCGACGACCCGCGAAGAGTCGGCCTGCATGGGCCGCATCACCGCGCTGATCGGCTCCGGCAAATTCTACGCCGACCTCGGCATCGAGAAGCTCAATCCCGAGACCGACCGCATCATGATCTGCGGCTCGATGCATATGCTGAAGGACGTCAAGGAACTTGCCGAGAGCCTCGGCTTCCAGGAAGGTTCGCTCAGCCATCCCGCGACTTTCGTCGTCGAGCGCGCCTTCGTCGGCTGA
- a CDS encoding hydantoinase/oxoprolinase family protein, with the protein MKENFSVQPPDSLGSVVAGIDVGGTFTDLLLIDGRHGGKVHIAKTPTTVDNQAFGVVSALGATGFPIDGIDLIVHGTTTTTNAVLERRLARTGMITTLGFRDVIELGRRTRPQPYGMTGTFVPVIPRNLRLEVSERVEASGAVRTPLDEAGMREAVKTLIAAGCESLVIHFLHAYANPSHERRAAEIAAELWPNGYITTGHALLSEAREFERGVTASVNASVQPILERYVERLRKELAAKGYARDFLIMNGNGGMISARFVTRESAKTVMSGPASGVIAAAYTGKRAGFENLVTYDMGGTSTDVALIRNAEPAVSNEIEIEYAMPIHVPMVAVHTVGAGGGSIARVDAAGLIQIGPESAGANPGPICYGRGGLEPTITDANLVLGRLAPKKLLAVENPVTVERVTGIFEDRIGRATGLSGVEAAGAVLRLGNMKMAGAIRMVSVSRGHDPRDFALFAFGGAGPLHATALARELGLPKVLVPARPGITNALGCVVADLRHDFVNTVNQPVAVLDETQLHAVLERHRNEGEELIGKEAVKPETIRVTHSADMQFVGQTHIINVPLPSSTVSRNELQALFEKAYFARFKVELPEIRANLVNLNTSVTGVRPAIDLSRLIDPAGRAKTLDEARREIRPVWYAGRWHDTPVYIREKLPLDAVIQGPAILEQMDATTVLEPGDRARSDADGNIIIDIGEA; encoded by the coding sequence ATGAAAGAGAATTTTTCGGTGCAGCCGCCGGATTCCCTGGGCAGCGTCGTGGCCGGCATCGATGTCGGCGGAACCTTCACCGACCTGCTTCTGATCGACGGCAGGCACGGCGGCAAGGTGCACATCGCCAAAACCCCGACCACGGTCGACAACCAGGCCTTCGGCGTGGTTTCGGCACTCGGCGCCACCGGATTTCCCATCGACGGCATCGACCTCATCGTCCATGGCACCACCACAACGACCAATGCGGTGCTCGAGCGCCGGCTGGCCAGGACCGGCATGATCACCACGCTTGGTTTTCGCGACGTGATCGAGCTTGGCCGGCGCACACGGCCGCAACCCTATGGCATGACTGGCACCTTCGTTCCCGTCATCCCGCGCAATCTCAGGCTCGAAGTGTCGGAGCGCGTCGAGGCTTCGGGTGCGGTGCGCACGCCGCTCGACGAGGCCGGGATGCGTGAAGCGGTGAAGACGCTGATCGCGGCCGGCTGCGAATCCCTCGTCATCCATTTCCTGCACGCCTACGCCAACCCTTCGCACGAGCGGCGCGCCGCCGAGATCGCCGCCGAGCTCTGGCCGAACGGCTACATCACCACGGGCCATGCGCTGCTGTCGGAAGCGCGCGAATTCGAGCGCGGCGTTACCGCTTCGGTCAACGCCTCGGTGCAGCCGATCCTCGAGCGCTATGTCGAGCGGCTGCGCAAGGAATTGGCCGCCAAAGGCTATGCCCGCGACTTCCTGATCATGAACGGCAATGGCGGCATGATCTCGGCCCGCTTCGTCACACGTGAATCGGCCAAGACCGTCATGTCCGGTCCGGCCTCCGGGGTGATTGCCGCTGCCTATACGGGCAAGCGCGCCGGCTTCGAAAACCTCGTCACCTACGACATGGGCGGCACCTCGACCGACGTGGCGCTGATCCGCAACGCCGAGCCGGCGGTCTCGAACGAGATCGAGATCGAATATGCCATGCCGATCCACGTGCCGATGGTGGCGGTGCACACGGTCGGCGCCGGCGGCGGTTCGATCGCGCGCGTCGATGCCGCCGGCCTGATCCAGATCGGCCCGGAAAGCGCCGGCGCCAATCCCGGCCCGATCTGCTATGGCCGCGGCGGCCTGGAGCCGACCATCACCGACGCCAATCTGGTGCTCGGCCGGCTCGCGCCGAAGAAGCTGCTGGCCGTCGAAAACCCAGTCACCGTGGAGCGCGTCACCGGCATCTTCGAAGACAGGATCGGCAGGGCGACGGGCCTGTCCGGCGTCGAGGCGGCGGGTGCGGTGCTCAGGCTCGGCAACATGAAGATGGCCGGCGCCATCCGCATGGTGTCGGTGTCGCGCGGCCATGACCCGCGCGATTTCGCGCTGTTCGCCTTCGGCGGCGCCGGTCCCCTGCACGCCACCGCGCTCGCTCGCGAGCTCGGCCTGCCCAAGGTGCTGGTGCCGGCGCGCCCCGGCATCACCAATGCGCTAGGCTGCGTCGTCGCGGACCTGCGCCACGACTTCGTCAACACCGTCAACCAGCCCGTGGCCGTGCTCGATGAAACCCAACTTCACGCTGTATTGGAACGGCACCGAAACGAAGGTGAGGAGCTGATCGGCAAGGAAGCGGTGAAGCCGGAGACGATACGCGTCACCCATTCCGCCGACATGCAGTTCGTCGGCCAGACCCACATCATCAACGTGCCGCTGCCGTCCTCGACAGTCAGTCGCAACGAGCTGCAGGCCCTGTTCGAAAAAGCCTATTTCGCCCGCTTCAAGGTCGAGCTGCCGGAGATCCGCGCCAACCTGGTCAACCTCAACACCTCGGTGACCGGCGTGCGCCCGGCGATCGACCTGTCGCGGCTGATCGATCCGGCGGGGCGCGCGAAAACGCTGGACGAGGCACGGCGTGAGATCCGCCCGGTCTGGTATGCCGGGCGTTGGCACGACACGCCGGTCTATATCAGGGAAAAACTGCCGCTCGATGCCGTCATCCAAGGCCCGGCGATCCTCGAACAGATGGACGCCACGACCGTGCTTGAACCCGGCGATCGAGCGCGCTCGGATGCCGACGGCAACATCATCATCGACATAGGCGAGGCCTGA